Proteins found in one Toxotes jaculatrix isolate fToxJac2 chromosome 18, fToxJac2.pri, whole genome shotgun sequence genomic segment:
- the LOC121198441 gene encoding uncharacterized protein LOC121198441 → MTSSDSDLKKISTELNHLSLKRQQLLERKKILCIFQELRNRAEFGQTEQSAKNQDEIDSIDEKLKQLTERRAELQKRRDTFLSANNKNSIKEVKFSSNQKIEADLPPPGTNIFYVEAPPTAPAPAVILDVDKLPPSPCRTQCPECRQYITTETFTSVSSVTWLVCLMSALVGCVAGCCLIPFCLDTFKSTTHRCPKCWTSIKTIKKL, encoded by the exons ATGACGTCTTCAGACAGCGATCTGAAGAAGATCTCTACAGAGCTGAACCATCTTTCGCTCAAAAGGCAACAACttctggagaggaaaaaaattctgTGCATATTTCAGGAATTAAGGAATCGTGCTGAATTTGGACAAACAG agCAATCAGCCAAAAATCAGGATGAGATTGACAGCATtgatgaaaaactgaaacaactgACTGAGAGGAGGGCTGAACTCCAAAAAAGGCGCGACACCTTCCTCAGTGccaacaataagaacagcataAAAG aGGTTAAGTTCAGCTCCAATCAGAAGATTGAGGCCgatcttcctcctcctggtaCAAATATTTTCTATGTTGAGGCTCCACCTACTGCCCCTG CCCCTGCAGTGATTCTGGACGTGGACAAGCTTCCACCAAGTCCATGCAGGACACAGTGCCCAGAGTGTCGGCAGTACATCACGACAGAGACGTTTACCTCTGTCAGCAGCGTGACCTGGCTGGTGTGCTTGATGTCAGCTCTGGTTGG GTGTGTGGCTGGTTGTTGCCTCATTCCCTTCTGCCTCGATACGTTCAAATCTACCACACACAGATGTCCCAAGTGCTGGACATCAATCAAAACTATTAAGAAGCTCTGA